From Micromonospora carbonacea:
GATCTCCCGGACGACCTCCGGCAACCCGGGGTCGAGTTGCAGGGCCTGCGCCACGTTCGTCAATGGACCGATCGCCACGATGGTGATCTCACCCGGGTGGGCGCGGACGTGCCGGACGATCTCCGCTGCGGCGTCGAACGCCGTGCCGGGGTCGTGGGGCGCCGGCGGCGGCACGGCGGACCACGCGGCGCGGACCGCGTCGCTGCGGGTGACCCGGTCCTGCCGGCTGCGCCAGGGGCCGCTCGGCTCCAGCAGCGCGGTGCCCGCGCCGGCGTGCACCGGGATGTCGAGCCCGACCAGGTCGACGAAGGTGCGGGCGACGGCGTAGCCCTGGTCCCGATGGGTGTTGCCGGACACGACGGTGATCATGTCGAGCTGGATGGCGTCGGAGGCGACGGCGAGCGCCAGGGCGAGCCCGTCGTCGATGTCCGCGCCCGGGACGCCGTTGCCCGGGTCGCAGTCGACGATGATCCGTCGCCGCGACGGCGGGCGGCCGGCGCTCACTCCCGCTCCCCGGTGGAGGCGAGCGACGAGGCGAACTGCCGCTGCGCGAAGAGGAGCACGAGCAGCGGGACCACGGCGGTGAGGGTGGCGGCGGCGAACATCTGGCCGTAGTCGACGCCGGACTCCTGGGCGAAGTCGGCGATGGCCACGGGCGCGACCCGCACGGCCGGCGCGGGGGCGATGAGCAGCGGCCACAGGAACGACTGCCACTGGAAGACGAACAGGATCAGGCCGGCGCCGACCATCGACGCCCGCGACAGCGGCAGGTAGATCCGCAGGTAGATGCCGAACCAGGACAACCCGTCCATCCGGGCGGCCTCGCTGAGCGAGGTCGGGATGCCGAGGAAGAACTGCCGCAGCAGGAAGATGGCCAGGCCGTTGCCGATCGCCGGCAGGATCAGCCCGACGAGCGTGTTCTGCAGGTCGGCCTCGCGGAACGTCGACGCGAGCGGGATGGCGATCGCCTCGAACGGCACCAGGAAGCTGACGACCATGACGCCGAACAGCGCCGCGCGCCCGGGGAACGGGATCATCGCCAGCGCGAACGCGGCCAGCGACGACACGGCCAGCCCGAGGGCCACGCTGACCGTGGTGACCAGCACCGAGTTCAGCAGCGCGAGGGTGAAGCTGCTCTCGAGCACCGCGCGGTAATTGTCCAGCGAGACCGTGGAGGGGACCACCGTCCGGACGGAGACGGGGGAGAGGTAGCGGAAGATCTCCTCGCCGGGGCGCAGCGAGGAGACGACGGCCCACAGCAGGGGCGCGACGGCCAGGGCGGCGACCGGCACGACGAGCCAGAGCGTGCGGCGTCCGGTGCGCCGCTCGTTGCGTCTTGCGACGATGTCGGCCATGGCTAGTCCTTCCCGGGCAGCAGCCGGAACTGCGCGGCGACCACCACGATGACGATGCTGACGAGGACGACCGTCGCCGCGGCGGAACTGCCGGTGTCGGCCAGCGTGTAGGCGCGTTCGAAGATGAAGTTCATGATGAGGTTGGTCGATCCCTCTGGCCCGCCCTGGGTCAGGATCCGCACCGGGGCGAAGACCAGGAAGTTGGCGACCGTGTCGGCGACGAGGACGAACAGCAGGGGCCGGCGGATGCCGGGCAGGGTGATGTGGACGAACTGCTTCCACCCGCCTGCGCCGTCGAGGTCCGACGCCTCGTACAGGCTGCGGGGGATCTCGTGGATGCCGGCGACCAGGAAGGTCATCCAGTAGCCGACCCCGACCCAGCTGCACAGGATGACGATCGACATCAGCGCGGTGTCCGGGCTCACCAGCCACGGCACGGCCGGGATGCCGAGGGTGCCGAGGAGGCCGTTGAGCGGGCCGTCCGGGCGGAACAGCACGCCCCAGACGATCGCCGACACGGTCTGCG
This genomic window contains:
- a CDS encoding carbohydrate ABC transporter permease; translated protein: MADIVARRNERRTGRRTLWLVVPVAALAVAPLLWAVVSSLRPGEEIFRYLSPVSVRTVVPSTVSLDNYRAVLESSFTLALLNSVLVTTVSVALGLAVSSLAAFALAMIPFPGRAALFGVMVVSFLVPFEAIAIPLASTFREADLQNTLVGLILPAIGNGLAIFLLRQFFLGIPTSLSEAARMDGLSWFGIYLRIYLPLSRASMVGAGLILFVFQWQSFLWPLLIAPAPAVRVAPVAIADFAQESGVDYGQMFAAATLTAVVPLLVLLFAQRQFASSLASTGERE
- a CDS encoding carbohydrate ABC transporter permease — encoded protein: MTQAPPRPRAGRSRNRARLRTLGTAGLFLLPALTGLVFLRLVPSVEAVTSAVTNRLGEFSLTNFTYLFGDPAFLGSLKVTLLFSLVINPFQIAVALFLAVLLTRHIPLVGLWRTLILLPIAIPQTVSAIVWGVLFRPDGPLNGLLGTLGIPAVPWLVSPDTALMSIVILCSWVGVGYWMTFLVAGIHEIPRSLYEASDLDGAGGWKQFVHITLPGIRRPLLFVLVADTVANFLVFAPVRILTQGGPEGSTNLIMNFIFERAYTLADTGSSAAATVVLVSIVIVVVAAQFRLLPGKD